A window of Glycine soja cultivar W05 chromosome 13, ASM419377v2, whole genome shotgun sequence genomic DNA:
ACTGCTTTCCCAATGCAATTGTTTTCTTCACATCCAACATATCACTGTCTATCTCTATGTTATTgtactctttctctttctctttctttatttctttttctcaatCTCTCTCACTCTTCCTTTATATGTGGTCCTTTAGTTTTCCTTCTCTTATCACTTTCTCCATTTCTACATATACCTAGCCTTATATCCCACAACGCTACTATATCTTAGCCTTTCCCTCCCTCCCTTCTCCCATATTATATAGCTTGTTTTATTTCTTAGACTCCACCCATCATTTTTCATTGCATCTTCTTCAATTTGTGTGTTCACTCTCTCCTCGTGGCTATAGTTTTGCACAGTAAATAAACTGAACTGAAGCTATATAGAAGCAAGTGGTGATTAATTACTTACTAtagacaattatatatatatatatattaattacacCAATTTATAAGGTCTTTATCTATCTAGCTAGCTAGGTAAAATTAACATGTCTAGCAGAAGGTCCAGGCAGCAATCTGCATCCACAAGGATCTCCGATGACCAAATCATCGACCTTGTTTCCAAGTTGCGTCAACTTGTTCCTGAGATTCGCGATAGGCGTTCTGATAAGGTACTATTTCAGAAAcccttttctctctttatctCTCAACTTCTACAACATTATGTGTTATAATAACATAACAcattatgataattatattatcttttaagtcAATGGTTAAATATAAGTACTTATTATATGGTATTTAGCAAgatcttataatattattattcaggAACTTTCACTTACCACCTTAATTAATGTTTTGCCTAAAAAAGTTTTAAGCCTATCTTTAACGTTGCTCAAGCCTTATATAAACAGATAGCTTGAATAGATTATATAGTCTATAGAATAAGTATAAagtaagataatttatatactAGAGAGAGATAACTAAAAGTTAAGGTTGTAAAAGtattattataaacaatataactatattatatatagtttCACGTGGGTTGAAGCAGCTATGTTCGTATATATGCACATATAGATGGTGATAAGGTTGGTTTAGTGgtggaagaaaaaaagtaaaaggaagAAACTGCGTTCGAATATTTTTCACTAACAAAGCTAGCAATTAACATTTgtggataaaaaaacatataactgGTGATATTAACAAACAAAGAACATGGAGGTAATGAAATGGTAATGGTTGTTTTGTTTGTTGCTGCCAAGTTCTGGAAGGGATAGTGTAGGAAGAAGGTGACTCACATAATGGCATATGGCTCGGGTAGCACATGTaagtcatatataataataatactaatttaTGCAGTCAAGGAATATAGTCTGAAATATGATCCATATATTAAGGGAATAGTTTCCAACACAGCTACAAATTTTATGCAGATCCCTATAGTGGTCAAAGGGTTCACATTGACTCGATcgtacaaatataaaatatgagtagttttaatatattatattatatttgtaaaaataacTGTAACGCAGAAACCCAGAAAGAAAGAgactttaaaaaggaaaaaaaggtcTCTGCAGTGTAACAGTCATGTGGTTAATTTGGACCAATTCGTGAAACGAACCTTCCTGTCGTATGGTCTCTCAATGGGATTGCATCGTACATAAAGATACATATTATTCACTGAAcagaataaagaaaaacaatggactacatatttttttacaataatatactgtaatacttttaataattcattttttctttatttttatctgtTAAATTACTgttttactttatattttttctccactttattttattctgttttttaatcataaaaagaaTTGTATCAgataaaatttttgaaagactAGAGGTATTTTAGCTTAGGAATATACCAGTCATCAacatttgtgtgtgtgtgtacttTAAGTATAACTTGTTAGTATTAAGTGGACATACATTAACAAATTCTACAAGGATTTGTTAAGGTACACCTGCACCTGTTTGTTTTTTCGAGAAGGAATACGGCatcaaattacattttaagtgtatgtttagttaattttggttataaattattatcctacttttaaaatatttttgagtgTTATGTTATAGCAGACTCCTTTAtctatttatacatatatagaaAAGAAAGTGACTATAGCTAATTGAGACACTGATTTATGGTTTGCAGGTATCAGCATCTAAGGTCCTACAAGAGACCTGTAACTACATCAGAAGCTTACACAGAGAAGTGGATGACCTAAGCGAACGACTGTCTCAGTTGTTGGCCACAATCGATGCTGATAGCCCTGAAGCTGCCATCATTAGGAGCctaattaactaataatattaagcaAGTAATATCAGCTCATTTTCCTATATCCAAGGAGATATATAAGAGTGtattaatttcttcttcttaatttaGGTGGCATAGAGTGCAGTTTGAGGTTCCTTCCAATATTTATAGTATATGGCAGGAATGGCGCACTTGTAAGTTAAAGGTTTTGTGATAAGAATTAAGGACTCTCTGTATTATGGCTATAGtgctatatattaatatatgcaTGCCACATTTATAGATGCCACAAAATGtcttaattgttaatttattttagtcttctttatatatatatatatatatatatatatatatatatatatatatatatataaattatatatgtatatatataaatataaacttaGTTTTTAGTTGAATCCAATGACGTCTTGTCTTGTGATTTATCAGGCTGACATGAACTAGCTAGTGAAATAAGGttattaattaacttattattATACTATTGTATTAGTTTTTGGTTTGTACTAAGATATATAGCCTTAAACTCAAAGTTAGAGAATCATATACATGTTAAAGACATAAAAGCTATTGAagtagattttcttttttgttggggTTATTAGGGCCGTACTTTGATGACTTATGATATTTGTGTACtactagaaaatatattttttaaatcgatTATTAATGACTTTTAATATCAGTTATTAATTGATGTTGAAACTATCGACGTTAAAGTatcaacattaacatcggtCGTTTAAAAATCGGGgttatttttaccaaaaaacattgatttttataaaaaaccgataTTGTTTTAATTGATATTGTTTTTTTCTCACCAACATCGGTTTatagaaaaattgatgttgtcatTGGATTTtaggaaaaccgatgttagtaaacaacaacatcgatttttttataaatcgatgttgttttttaaaatgaaattcatattagataagtatatgattttaaaatttgacatacAGAGAAGTGCTTAATTACTCATCAAGCTGCTGCAAGTCACTTTGTACTCAGTCAATACGACTTTAAAAGTGAATGAGTTAGGAACTTAGTGGTACAATGAGTGTCATTTAGGGTAAGCTTTTGGTTCAGAGTTGCTTTTGAAGATGGTGAGGAGGAAAACACTGTCAAAATTAGGTCAAGGTCACTTGATGATTTCTGGTAAGCTCATAGAACTCACTGAGTTCTGTCCATCCTTGATTGTATGTAACAGAGTGCATGTTACCATTAGAGTGTAGCATATGCTAAGTATGCTCTAGTTCATCCTTCCATCTTATAGCAAATGACCTACTGACTTCACCATAAGGCTACATTTGACAAGCAAAGTAATATAAGCAAATGTGTTATATCATTTCATGCTTATTTGAGAATAGTCTTGAAATTTATAACCTGATTCATAACATGAACAATGTTGAACATTTCCTCTGCTTTTTGTTAATCTTCATCATTGTGTTAGCTATTTTCTTCCAATTCTGTTGATCTTCATCCATCGTTTCTAAACTCCATTTACAATATAAACATGACATTAAGTAGATTTTGTTTAACCAACTAAATCCACTAACTGATCTATGCACAAAGTGACTATGCACCACGCTTAATCGAGGAGCTTATTCCATGCAACTAATATAATATGATACATTTGACATAACAATATGATACCAATAAATTTGCAAAACCAAGAATTCTCACACTAGCACAAAGTCTGTGGCataattatattcttattttgaaaatcaacaATGATATTCCTATTTTGGGGGCCTAAGGCTGTGGCAGAATTCTCACACCAGCACAAACTCCCATTAACAAGCATTTTCATGTTAATAATACGCACAAAGTCCCAATATCAGTATTTGTATATCTAGAAAATAATACATGTTTTAAGCAACATACACAGAAACAAGCATTTTTATGTTAGTAATATgcacataaaaaagaaacaatatgCACATCAAAATGAGAATTGAAAATCATCAAAACCAAGAACAAGCCCTAGCTTCTCGCTTATCATCACCATCAAAACCAAACATAGAAACAAGCATTTATAGAAGACTAACCTTTCGTGAATGAGTGAGAGAGTGGGAGTGAGAGAACGAGAACGACAACGACAACGCAAGAGTGATTGTGAGAACGAGAGCGTGAATGTGAGAACGAGATGATGGCGAGAGCGAGAACAATGTGGTCGCACCACCACAAAGAGTGcgtgagagtgagagtgagaagGATGGCACGAGAGATGAGTGAGTAAGCGAGAACGAAAGCGCGAGAGATGAGTGATAGTGAGAACAAGAGTGCAAGAGTGAGAGATGGTTCAGAATGAGCAcgagaagaagaaaagacagatttaatttaactaacataacatcgattttcaaaaaattgatgttaacatgagTTCATTAATGTCGATTTttggaaaaactgatgttaacatgagtTCGTTAAtctcgatttttcaaaaaccaacgTTAACAAACTTGcgttatttacaaatatgtcaTCGGattagaaaatcgatgttaacataacgATGTTAAATCCATTCTTTCTACTTGTGGTGGAGAACATCAAATATGTAGATTAATTGACGTGAGATTGTTATTACTTAATTGGAGGTTTTGTGTTGAAGTTTTTGgacatataattatattaaatccttaggattaaaattttattatttataataattctatttgaattaaataaaattgtttttaggaACAAATATCAgtagtatataaaataaaaaagatatgtgAGGAggatgtttcaatttttttttaaaaatgttagttaATGGAggctatatatataacatgaacGTTATGAATAGATGTCATTAATTACTTAAAGTTTGTCGGCAAAGTTGAGTTCAATAGTTTCTACAATATGTCAATATTATAAACAAGTTCACACTGCAAGTGTTTGACGTGAAAGTGATTTGATCTATATGTTGGATAGTTGCTTATATAATAGAAAGAGAACCCCCAGTTTTGTATTAAGAAAGTGACAACAAGCTGAGACAAATGCCCAAAAGTGTCTTGGTTTTATCggtttaggttaatttttttggaaagatGCGGTTACACAAGGAAGCGTGCTCAAGTTTCCTTTTGCCTataattaacatgattttggatagtattatacaaataatatttttgtgcaAAAGTTCATTTCTCTgtaactattatttttctttaggcATGTTAATTGTTAAGTACTACACTAATTATGTTTtctctaatatattatttaacatttgtctctttctttttcttttaaaactattCCTATAACATTATGTCATTTGGTAAGGATTTGCACCTTTGTTGTTGGTTCTTTTTTATGAAAGTCGACATATAGGATGCATACGTGATAGTGGAAGAGTTCATTTGTGTttgatttaacttatttttaaaaatatagtttagtttcgttgatttttttttgaaaaaaagacttttgaaaaaattagctagccttcatttcttttataagatttaatattttttaaacaagctATTAGACATTTTAGTAAAGTATATATATTGGTGAATCCTTTAGTATATATGTGGTAAGAAGTTTGACTAATTTTAAAGGAAATTATTTATGCTCGATCGCCtgcttaaataaaaatatacacgtaattacaaaaaattaaggCAGAGAATTATTCTTATACTACGTCACactatatttaattgaattgtaaaagaagaaaatttgaacTTCAAAATATACGTAATTTAAACAAAGCAAATATTCATCCATTAGTGTTAAAAATGATGCAGAAAATCTTACTTAATAACCTACGTTACATATCTCACACTGACAAGtcacaaaaatatttgaaacgagttttattttttccaaaaaagagTTAACATTTTAACCGACAATATAAAatctcatttgtttttttttacaagacattttttttgttgataatgTTAGAAAATCATTTTAACCATCAATCTCACGTGAAATCTTTTCCCCCCAATCTTTGGTTATGCAGGGTAACTTAATGTAAAAAAGTAGTATCGAAAAGAAAGCAGCACTCATAATTTTTCTCATGCGGCGTCAATACAGACATACATGTAtccttttcaaatgggtttaaTGGGCCACTTAAAGGATAACTAGTTTTGTTATAtctataaaaatacataattaatgtCCTAATCGCGTCTAGAAGAAAGATAAACACGTGATGCCATTTTTTAGAGATTAAATTaatctcactattttttttataaactaaactGATATCAAACCTAATTATTAAGAATCAACTAAAATTTTACTCTAGAAAATATGACTTCAAGCCATGCATAATGTTAATAATCTCAACCAATACAATCTTCAATCACCATTCACATTGCTCGATTTCATCCACCCTTTCTCCTCTCACGACAATGGTTTTGTCGACTATAAGTTATAACATTCCTCAGTTAATGATTTCGAATTTCATATCATACTACcatgaacttctcattttatacatTATTGGGGGCCTACTCTTCGACCAAAAATTAGATACTAATCTTCAAAGATACAAATATTCGTTTAAGGAATTAATCTTTcccaacaaatattttatatttacctGAAGATTAAATTTCCAATCACATACACAAGGAGACATTATATTAGTTGTCAAACATGCCACATCATGTTGGAATTCTCGATTTATTCTACATTTTTATTATCACAGCCATTGCTGGGCTAGCTGTATCATCTGCATGGCcatttcttcatgttgattaatttttatttgttgatatTGGACACCTTGCCCTCTCTTAGTGTGTCATATTCATTAGCATTATACTAGGATATCCTGAAAGTGTTGCCAATGAAGCTTATTTATTGACAAAAATATGTTCCTTGTCTCTCTGTTATTGAGTAAACATACTCTAGAAAAGGA
This region includes:
- the LOC114381890 gene encoding transcription factor PRE5-like is translated as MSSRRSRQQSASTRISDDQIIDLVSKLRQLVPEIRDRRSDKVSASKVLQETCNYIRSLHREVDDLSERLSQLLATIDADSPEAAIIRSLIN